The Suricata suricatta isolate VVHF042 chromosome 3, meerkat_22Aug2017_6uvM2_HiC, whole genome shotgun sequence genome contains the following window.
ttcgaaccccacgtctggctgaccgctcagagcctgagcctgctttggattctgtgtctccctccctctctgcccctcccttgttcacgttctgtctctcaaaaatgaataaatgttaaatttttttaaattcgtTTTCAGAAAACAGTACATTCATGTAGTTCATAAATCAGTAAATGTAAAAAGCTATTCTGTGACATCTTCCTCCCACTCCTTCCCCCCGCTGCCCAGGAGCTTTAACCTCCCCCAAAACAAGCAACCGCTACTGATAGCGCCCTTACGTGCTCCAGCGGTTTAAGTCTCTACAAGCAGACACAACACGTTCTTCCCTACTTCCCCGCTGAACACGCATGAAACCTGCGGCACTAAATGATTTTGCACcttgttaggttttttttaaatatgctttttttcagtttacttatttattttaagatagagagTGCACACGCACACCGTGAGTGGGGaaatgcagagagaaggagagagaatcccatgcaggccgcactgtcagcgcagagccagatggcagggctcaatcctatgaactcTGAGATGTGACCtaaggtgactgagccaccacgtgcccctaaatgttatttttttattttgcaaaagagcACATGCgtacacaagcaggagaggggcagagagagggacagagagagacaatcccacgcaggctccatgttgtcagcacagagcccaatgtggggttcaatcccaggaactgagatcatgacctgagctgaaatcaagagtcacacacttaaccaactgaggccacccaggcgcccccgtctgcttttttttttaatgtttgtttatttttgagagagcgagcacaagtgggggagggaccgagacaaagagggagacacagaatccaaagcagactccaggccctcagctgtcagcacaggacccgacacggggctcaaactcacgcactgtgagatcatgacctgagcagaagtcggatgtttaacttactgagctacacacacacacacacacacacacacacacgcctggtTTTATCATGTAACGTATTGAGATATTTTTTCTATAACGTGTAGTAGCTTCCCTTTTTTAACTTCTGCATAGTGTACCATTGTACAATTTCCTATAATTTCTGTAAGTTACCTTATTTGTTGATGGGTATTCGGATTGTTTTCAATCTTTGGTTATTGTAAACAGTGCTACAATGAATAACTGTAACATACATTGTACAGTTTGGGGAAGCGTGTCGAGAGGACAAAGTCCTGGAAACGGAATGTCCAAGAGCACAGGTCTTTATATTTGTTTAGCTCTAAGAGTTGCTTTCTTAAACTTAGTATCCCTAAACAAGCCTGTCTTCTCAAAAGCTTGCATGCTACTTTGATGACACTCTCTCAAggtataaatatttcttctgtaaaCATAGGCAAGTCGGTGATAAGTTTTGGCAAAAAtctttttgtaagtttaaaagttaaattacaaAACTAACTTTGCATACAAGTATAAACTTTATTCTGAACTGAGGGATATTAAAAAAGAGGACAATCCATGCTTTCTGAAGCTTATGCAACTGGGGAAACAAAATGGATGTATGTAAAACAAGTGTGAATACCAGCAAGAGTTTCAAGTTGGTCAGTAAACAGTGGAGAGCCATTAAGTTCTTAAGTGAGAGAGCGATATAAAGAAGATGTAAACTAAGGTTTTGCAACCGGGTTCACTATACATTAGGCAGGAGGCGAATAACTATAGAGATGACGTGGTGGGAGTATCACACTAGTAAGAACAGAAAAGCAGAAGCAAGGTTAAGAGATGATGCGAAGGACAATTCATGTTTCAACtccatcttctttctctccagttaCCTCCAGTAGTTTACTTACTAACACGTTTATATTAACATAATAACATAAAGCCAAGAGAAATACCTATAATATGTGCTTGATAAAACTATAGTCCTATTGGAGATACACATGTGAGTGGGTTGGAGTTCACTGAGAAAGCCTGGAATAACAGGTATTGGGAGAAAGTTAATCAGAGAAGGATTAGGTTATAGAAGTTTAGAATTGAAAAGCACTTTAATGTTACATAGTTGTCATCTGAGTCCTGGAGTGATAAAGGGTTTTGAACAAAAGTACTTAGTTAACAGAATCCGGACTGGGACTTAAAGTCTTCTGACTTTCCGTTCAGAATGTTTTCTCCCGAGTTGCACCACTTGTGTCTGCAAGAATACAGTGCGTTGTGCACAGGTGTGACTTGAAAAACCTGTGCCCTGTCTGTGAAGGAAAGAGTGCCTAATCTGGTGCCTGACACAGTTACCTAAGTGTGCGTTTAGGAAGCTAAAGATGAAAGCCAAGAAGTGACTTCATTtagttctttacattttttttaatgtttattttgaaagagagagagagagagcttgcacgagcgagtggaggaggggcagagagagaaaggtgcagaatctgaagcaggctccagactgagttggaaacacagcccaatgcggggctcgaactcacagaccgtgagatggtgacctgagctgaagttggatacttagctgATTGAGGCACCTAGATGCCcttagtttttctgatttttaaaaaatgtttatttttgagagagagtgtgagtgggtgaggggcagaaaggggattctgcgctgacagtatgggAGCCAGATCCTGGCTCCAACTCgggaactgtgagttcatgacctgagctgaagtcagcagctcaaccgactgagccacccaggcgcccctaagtgacTTCATTTAAATGTGATTTCTCCCTTTTAAACTTTATAGCACCTGATACTTCTTTTAAGACACTTACCTTGTACCGTACTTACTGGGTGTACTTCTCATCTACCTCCAGCCTAATCCTCAAGCAGCTATTTTACAGCAGGGGCGGGTCCCACTTGTGTCTCTCTCCTGGGCTGTGCCCAGCACAGGATCCTGCACAACAGCGGAGGCCCTCTAAACGCTAACAGATTAGCATGGGAGGCAGTTCTGACCCGTCTGAAGAGGAGGACCATcccagaggagggcaggggtgtCTGGAGTTGTCTTTACCTGAGCCTCCTCCAGCTTCACTGGATTGGAGGTTGGGTTCTATATGGAGAAAAGGGGATGGTTCAGGGAAGGCAGGTCTATCGCTATCACGATGCAGGGGCTTCTGGGTCAGTCCAAGGTTCCAGACTTGCTTTTTCTGCCTGAATTGCTCCAATTCACACGTGTGCTCTGAGCTTCTAGCCCTGTGTGCTTCATTCTGGCAGTCCTGACGGAGAAATGAGAGCCCTGCAGGATTGCACAGAGAAGTGGGCCTCATCAGGCTCTGGGAGGGCTGCTCAGTGAGCGCCCGCGGGGTCGTGGGCCTTGGCCTAGGAGCTGAGCGTACAGCAGTGAAGACAACGGATGGCAATCTTCGCCTGCCGGGTGTTCAAATTCCATGCAGTGCCTGGGGGTCCAGTGTAAACAGGGAAGTAAAATCAATAGAATGTCAGAAAGTGCTGAGTATTGAGAAGCATGATGGAAGAGCTTCTTCTCTGGATAACGCGAGAAGCTGAAATAAAAGAAGCCGGGCTAATCAGTAACCTGGTGGACATTCACAGTGAGTTCTACTCGGCTAGTTCAACGGTTCCCGgcgagaaagaagtaaaaaaaaacccacaaacccaaTCCACGGGGTTTCCTGTCCCTTTAAAAATGGCGGTTCCCGACCTACCTGTATTGCTATTGGTTGCACGAGGGCAAGGGGCGGGGATagggggcggggccgaggcgCGGGCGCCGCTACCACCCGCCTCCTACGGCAAGCCGGAGGTAGCAAGATGGCCGCCGCTGAGGAGGACTGTGGGCCTGGGGCCGACGCGGACCGGGAATTGGAAGAGCTTCTGGAAAGTAAGAGCTAGTCAAGGGGAAGGCCGATGGGAGGGGCGGTTGTAAGGGCTCATTCGGGGGTGAACTGAACCCGAGGTATTGGGGGCGGAGTGGGAGAGGCTCTCCAAAGGTTGGCCGGGGGCAGAGGGTCTGCCTGTGACTCCGAAGAAAATCTCTGGGTCACCCTCTCCTTCCTCCGCGGCGGGAGCTAGGGAGCCCACGTTGGGCCCCTGAGCGTCTCAGACCGCTGATCTCCCTGCCGGAGGGGAAGCAGTAGCCCACCGGACGGTCTTTCACGATCCGGCCCCGAACTCCCCTAGGTTTAGGTGAGCAAGTTTTGGTGCCTAACTTCCTTTCCCGCCAGCAGCAGCTTTCGGTCTTCGGTGGGCAGCGAGCTCGACCGCTCGCGTTAGGTGTCGGCAAGCCCTGGCGCGTTCTCCTGGGCACTGCCCTCTACCCTTTTTTGCTTTTCGCCAGGCCTTTCACCTTACCCACCCCAGGCCCCCTTCCAGTACTTTCACCGTGTCAGGCAGCTCAAGCCGACTCCCTTCCGTTACTCCGAAACACCGACGGTGAGACGGCTTGAGGGGGAGACAGCTCACCCTCCTAGAGGAGGCTGGATGTTCTTTTCTTCCCTGTCCTCCGCTCCTCTGTTGGTTTCTTGCCCGCAGTGAGGCCAGTGCCCTCCCTCCACGCCCGGCAAGCAGATTGGTGGCGAGGACTCAGGCTTTTAGGGCAGAGGTGAATATTTTATCTCTTGCCCAGTCACAGAGACGTGGGCAGGCAGAAGGGTGAACAGAAACGGTGAGGAGTGCCAAGTGAGTCGGTGGATTGGCACACAGTTATCTGCCAAGAGGAGGCCAGGGAAGGCCAAATCGGAGGATCAGAGAATTCTGAGAGTTCAGCTTCCCCCAGGGACTGTAGCGTGCTCTCTCCCTCGTTGCCGCTGCTGGTTCCAGGACCCATGGGAAGCTGGGTGGAACATCTTGTGGCTTTTGCTTTCTTGCCAAAAATTAGGCCCTCGAGGGCTCTAGAGTGAGTTCAGGAGTTAAGGACACCTGTGCTCTCTGCGCTTGGATATTTGTGTGGGATTTGCGGGGAGTCATGAGAATGTGGCAAGGAAGTCACTGTGTAGAGGTGTCTTCGCAGAACTTTTAACTCTTTCTTCCCTGCTATGCGAGAGACGCCTCTTTAACggatttcttcctctttgatCACAATAAGTTGGCTGATGAAGAGGAAAGTGGGAAGCTTATTGAGGGATGGGCCAGGAGagggacacttaaaaaaaacGGGAGAAAAATTTAGGAAAGTTGGCACTTTGAACGATTGTTCTCATAATGCTTTGCCCAGAACTTACCCCCCCCCATCAAGCCTTGCGTCCGCATccatccccaacacacacactatGTCTCTTGTCTCTGAAGGTGCTCTTGATGATTTCGATAAGGCCAaaccctccccagctccccctcctACCGCCACGGCCCCCGATGCTTCGGGGCCCCGGAAGAGATCGCCAGGAGACACTGCCAAAGTATAAATTCCACCCtcttggggggggcggggtgctgggCATGCACCTGTGAGCGGAGGTGGGGCAGGCCCCTGTGGGCTGGAatggattggggggagggggcctggcatCACACCGATGGGATCTTGAGGTGCTTTGCAAAGAAAGCAGATTTAAATGGTTggtttggggggcgcctgggtggctcagtcggttgagcctccgacttcggctcaggtcagatctcacgttcgtgggttcgagccccgcatcaggctctgtgctgacagctagctcagagcctagagcctgtttcggattctgtgtctccttctctctctgcccctccccctctcatgctctgtctctctcagtatcaaaaataaataaaacactaaaaaaaattaaaaataaataaataaatggttggtTTGGGAATGCCACCCTATACCCTTTCCTCAGTGGCCAGGTGCCTTTCTTAGCGTCCTTAAGAGAGGTAGTTAGAATGTCCAGTGGACGTGGGCAGGAGGGCAGCATTGCATTTCCCAGAGCCCCTGCCTGTGGCTTCTGTCAGAGGGGTGCCGAGTAAGAGATGCATTTTGAACACCCCATCCCTGCAGGATGCCCTCTTCGCCTCCCAAGAGAAGTTTTTCCAAGAACTGTTCGACAGCGAGCTGGCTTCCCAGGCCACCGCGGAGTTCGAGAAGGCCATGAAGGAGCTGGCTGAGGAAGAGCCCCACCTGGTGGAGCAGTTCCAGAAGCTGTCCGAGGCCGCAGGCAGAGTGGGTGAGGCGGCCCTGGGGGCTGGAGAGGCTGCCGCAGAGAGCACTCGTCTATCCCTGCTGTCGGGTGTGGCGGGGAGCCGGGAGGAGGCACGGGCACACCACCTCATGGAAAGGGGGGGCcgaaaaggcacagagaagatgACTGAAAACTGACCGTTTTAAAGGCCACAGTGTTGTGGGAGTCACTGCGGAGGACAGGGCGGTGTGACCGGGAGAAAGGACACCCGGTTCAAGTAGATTTGTGAGCGTGACTATGAAGAGGACCACAGAGGATGCAGAGAGTTGGAGTGCTAGTGACTCGCCAGTAAATGCTGCATATCCAAGCTGAGAACTAGCTCAGTCTGGGTAAGCAGACAGTAAAAATCCAAAAGACTTGGGCTTTCTCGATCTTTCCTAGGCAGTGATGCAAGCTCCCAACAAGAATTTACGTCTTGCCTGAAGGAGACACTAAGTGGACTCGCCAAAAATGCCACTGATCTTCAGgtgagggcaggggcggggccgcgAGAGCCCCCCAGACACATCAGCAAAGAGGCAGACTCTCATGGGCAGCCTCTGAGGCCTGTCCCTGCCACGCTATTTTGCTGCCGGCAGGTTTAAATAGTTCTTTCTAATCGAAAAGGTGCTAAGCGTCCCAAGAAGGGACCTTCCCCTACTTAGGAGGGGGCTACATCCTGAAAAATCCATCGTAAGTTGGAAATACCATAAGCTAAAGATGCACTTAATACGCCTGCCCTCCCAAACATCACAGCTCCGCCGCGCCTACCTTAAGTGTGTTTAGAACACTTCAGTTAGCTTGCGGGTGTGCAAAGTCATCCAACACCCAGCCTCTTTTCTAAAAAAGGGTTGAGTATGTCCTGTAATTGAGTGAAGGctgtactgaaaatgaaaaacagaatggttacGTGGGGACAGAATGGCTGTCCGTGTATCGGTTGTTGACCCTGGTGATCACGTGACTGCCTGGGAGGCGTGGCCCGCTGCCCAGCATCCTAAGGGAGTATCATCTACATATCGCTAGTCCCGGAAAGGATCCAAATTGGAATTTGAAGTACAGTGTGTACGGAGTGTGCGTCCCTTTCACACCATCTAACATTGAAAAGTGGTCCTAAGTCAGGGACTGTAtttgctctcctctctcctgtcctTTCTAGAACTCGGGCATGTCGGAGGAGGAACTGACCAAGGCCATGGAAGGGCTGGGCATGGAagaaggggatggggaagggaacATCCTCCCCATCATGCAGAGCATCATGCAGAACCTGCTGTCCAAGGACGTGCTGTACCCATCACTGAAAGAGATCACAGAAAAGGTCCGTGAACGTAACgtttctgcctttcctcctcgATTTCCGTGTGTCGGCGCCCGTGGGCTACCTTGTCTGCCGAGAGCCTACCCGGCTAGAGTAACTAGGGTGCACGGCCCGTCCGCTCTTTTCTCCTCCGTTTATTTGGagcaggagagctggggaggagctaTTTTCTGGGAATGAAGAACAGTTTAAGGTAGAAGGAGAGGCTCTTCAGCTCTGCTTTTCTATGATCTGGTTCCAGACTCTTGTTTCATCAACCCTTCCTTGCATTTCTAACTTCAGTCATTTCTCCAACCAGGTTTCACTGAGGATTTACTGGCTTTATGTTATGAGCGATTTAAGATAGTGTAAAAGATGGTCCCTGCTGTTAAAGAGCTTACAGtttcactaaagaaacaaaatactggAATAGAAGCTTTTCCATGATAGGGTGCAACGTGTGGTCAAGAGGGGAGTGGACAGTGGAGACCAGGAGTCAGTAGACTGGGGTCTGGGTGCCCCAAATCCACCCGTCAAGCTTTGAGtggttcttaactttttaaaaaaaatttttttttgtggtttttatttatttttgagagacaaagacagggcgagcaggggagggtcagggagatggggaggcatagaatctgaagcaggctccaggctctgagctgtcagcacagagcccgatgtggggcttgaacccacgaaccatgagatcatgacctgagccgaagccagacgcttaaccaactgagccacccaggtgccccagttcttaacatttttaaaggatgtaaaatcaaacagaaaaaggaaagactatGTGACAGAGATCACATATGGCCCTTAAAGGCTAAGATACCTGCTGTCCAGCTCTTCACAGAAGTGCGCCGTCCTCTGGTGACCATAAATGCTGGCACAGCCAGGTGATGTGGTTGGAGTCAGTGCTACTCACGTCTTTAGGTTTTCCTTCCCCCGTGTCCTCTCCCCCTTCGTATTTTATTCTCAGAGTTTAGCGCCCTTCGTGTCCACTGTCCATTAATTCTTCCCCACCCATTCTCCCGTTCCTCAGTATCCAGAATGGCTGCAGAGTCACCGGGAGTCTCTTCCTCCAGAGCAGTTTGAAAAATACCAGGAACAACACAGTGTCATGGGCAAGATCTGCGAGCAGTTTGAGGCGGAGTCCCCCACGGACAGCGAGGCCACGCAGAAGGCTCGTTTCGAGGTGGTGCTGGATCTCATGCAGCAGGTGAGGCCCCCTCTCGCCGCCTGCCCCCCGCCGCTGCTGGGGCGTTCGGCGGAGCAGGGGTCTGGGAAGAAGGCCACGCTGCCGAagcccaggggaggagggagcacgAGAGAGGCCACAAAGCCGGGTCCCCAGGACAAAGGAGGGAGACCCTGGCTCGGATTCTCTTCCTTTGGACTGCTGCTTTgtgggcttctctccctctcaagttCCTCTGCTTTTCCAGCTGCAGGATTTGGGCCACCCTCCGAAAGAGCTGGCCGGGGAGATGGTGAGTATGCCTTCTCCCGgacttgagtctgagccccaggtgCTGGGATTCTGGAGTCTGGAGTGCTTCCGCTCGAGGCGACCACTGCGGCCACGGGGGAGGCACCTTCGCTGCGGTAAGAGCCGTAACCTCCGTCCCTCCgtctctcctccagcctcctggcctcAACTTTGACCTGGATGCCCTCAATCTGTCGGGCCCGCCAGGCGCCAATGGCGAACAGTGTCTGATCATGTGAAACACAGCACGTGTTTGTCCCTGCCCCCAGCCGAGGGGACCCCGGGAGTCCGCAGAGCCACGGAGGCTGCGCCACCCTAGCTGGCGCTTTTACTCTTTGAAGGAATAAGGCCCAGTGGGCGGGCCGGTTCTGTGAGCCCTGTCCGTCGTGGTCTCTGCTGCTAGCAAAGGCCCAGCTCCCTCCAGCTGAAGGACAGCACCCCTGTGGGGGCACGCActtctcccccctcccaaatAACGATCTGTCTGGCCACACTGATGTCCGCTTTTATATCCTGGGTCTTCGTGCCTTGTCTCTACCCCCTCTCGGAcctggggagaagagacagagttcTTGGACTCTGTATTTCTCTAGCTCTTTGGGGCAGGGCCTTTGGGCAGGAATGGGGAGAGACTTAGCCTGGGCTGGGGCTACGGGTCTGTTCCCACGTCCTCTTGCCTTCAGGCAGACCCTTGGGAACTCTGTGGAGGAAAAGGAGGTAGGGGTTTTCGCAGCTGGTCACAGTCGGGTTGGAAGAGAAGCCCTGGGCTTCTTCCTCTCGCCGGTGCTGGGCCTCCGGGCCCCTGTCGTAGCCGGAGAGCTCAAGTCACCGCCTGGGGTCTTCGGGTGCTGCCGTGTGATCCGGGGGAACCCAGCCCTTGACCTTCCTGTGCCCCCccgcctctcctcctcttctctctgtaaACACCTGTTTATTCCAGCCCTCTCTGCACCCAGGCTGCTGCAAGGAAGGGCCATCCTGGTTCCCCTCCTCTGGGCCatcagctactctggaaaacacaCATGGTCACAGTGTCAGGTCTGGGAAATGAGTGTGCTCTGGCTTACTCGAGACCTCTGATTCCTCTGAATCCTGGCCCTCGGTTAAGCAGGTGCCCTGGGACCGGGAGTGGGGTGCAGCCTGGGTCCTTTCCCTTACCGAATAAATATTCTGATTGAGGAGCGTGGCCCGTTTTTCATTCAGGACTTTCTCCAATCTTCCTCAGCTTCTGTAAGCTGCAGCGTGAGGAACGTTGGCAGACCCGTTCGTACCGCTGCAGTGCGGGCCGCTGCCGCCACCCCTTCCCCGGCTCAGGCGGCCCCTCAGCCGGCCAAGGTCACTGAGTGGCCATCTTGCCTCATTTCCTCTGGCCATTTCAATTGGTGTTGGATCCTAACGTTTCACATTATTGTTAGTAATACATTACTaacatgttttcaaaattattattattattattattttgagttgatCTCGCACTTCTCTTTGGGAGCCAGTGCATCTGTGGACCTTGGCTGCCATGTGTCGGTGGACATGCTGGTCAGACCAGCTGGCTGTCCCGTTTCAGCACTCAGAGAACAATGTACAGGGCAAGTGACGTTCAGCCTCTGAGTCACTTTGCGCTCCAGACATGCCACTGTCCTGGGGTTAAGCTTTTCACCCTTAAGGCGATCCCACATGTTCTGTGGTTCCAGGACGGAGCCTCAAGGGCCCTGGGAGGTCGAGTGACTGCCCTTGTCAGAGCGTGGAAGAGCCCTGTCTGCATCTGAGTCTCATCTGCTCTGCAGGATGTGGGAAAGTGGAGGCAGACTCGTGATGGTGGTCG
Protein-coding sequences here:
- the PEX19 gene encoding peroxisomal biogenesis factor 19, encoding MAAAEEDCGPGADADRELEELLESALDDFDKAKPSPAPPPTATAPDASGPRKRSPGDTAKDALFASQEKFFQELFDSELASQATAEFEKAMKELAEEEPHLVEQFQKLSEAAGRVGSDASSQQEFTSCLKETLSGLAKNATDLQNSGMSEEELTKAMEGLGMEEGDGEGNILPIMQSIMQNLLSKDVLYPSLKEITEKYPEWLQSHRESLPPEQFEKYQEQHSVMGKICEQFEAESPTDSEATQKARFEVVLDLMQQLQDLGHPPKELAGEMPPGLNFDLDALNLSGPPGANGEQCLIM